From a region of the Verrucomicrobiia bacterium genome:
- the serA gene encoding phosphoglycerate dehydrogenase yields the protein MICDPISPKGITLFQQCPEFKVTVLKQRLPEAELLPLVKDVDAMVVRSETKITKAVIDAAPKLRVVGRAGVGVDNVDVDAATQRGIVVMNTPSGNTISTAELTFSMLMALARKIPQAHASMKAGEWNRKAFQGVELYNKTLGILGMGRIGTEVARRAIVFGMRVLAYDPYLTLSRANALQVELVELDEIFARCDFITVHMPMSDETKGMINAAAFAKMKTGVRVLNCARGGIINEVDLVEAVKSGKVAGAALDVYETEPLPKDFPLRDLPQVIMTPHLGASTEEAQENVGIEVAEAITDFLVNGAVRNAVNLPNLDAKTYALVKPYLALGEKLGRLAAQLAPKRNDRIVITYGGKATEAPGDPITRFVLKGFLESAGGRDVNQVNVRTLATSLGLRVEEIKSNEQTDFNEWLHIAVHSGEGKVSVGGTLYGAKQQPRIVRINSQPVEIVPEGVLLFLNNRDRPGMVGYLGTLLGRHQVNIASMNLSRDTIGGQALTILSLDSVPSPAVREEIEKDPDITNVRVVKL from the coding sequence ATGATTTGCGACCCCATTTCGCCGAAGGGTATTACGCTGTTTCAGCAATGCCCTGAATTCAAAGTCACGGTGCTTAAACAGCGCCTGCCCGAAGCCGAACTTTTGCCTCTCGTCAAAGACGTGGACGCAATGGTGGTGCGTTCCGAAACCAAAATCACGAAGGCCGTCATTGACGCCGCGCCGAAACTTCGCGTGGTGGGACGCGCCGGGGTGGGCGTGGACAATGTGGACGTGGATGCCGCCACGCAGCGCGGGATCGTGGTGATGAACACGCCCAGCGGCAACACCATCTCCACCGCCGAGCTTACTTTTTCCATGCTCATGGCGCTGGCGCGCAAGATTCCGCAGGCGCACGCCTCGATGAAGGCGGGCGAATGGAATCGCAAGGCGTTTCAAGGGGTTGAGCTTTATAACAAGACGCTGGGCATCCTGGGCATGGGGCGCATCGGCACGGAAGTGGCGCGGCGTGCGATCGTGTTTGGCATGCGAGTGCTGGCGTATGATCCGTATCTCACGCTTTCGCGGGCGAACGCGCTGCAAGTGGAATTGGTCGAGCTGGACGAAATTTTTGCGCGTTGCGATTTCATCACGGTTCACATGCCGATGAGCGATGAAACCAAGGGCATGATCAATGCCGCGGCGTTTGCCAAGATGAAAACCGGCGTGCGGGTGCTGAATTGCGCGCGCGGGGGCATCATCAATGAGGTGGACCTGGTTGAGGCGGTCAAGAGCGGCAAAGTTGCCGGGGCGGCGCTGGATGTTTATGAAACTGAGCCGTTGCCGAAGGATTTTCCGCTGCGCGATTTGCCGCAGGTCATCATGACGCCGCATTTGGGCGCGAGCACGGAGGAAGCGCAGGAAAATGTGGGCATCGAAGTGGCGGAAGCGATCACGGATTTCCTGGTTAATGGCGCGGTGCGCAATGCGGTGAATTTGCCGAATCTCGACGCGAAGACTTACGCGCTGGTCAAACCGTATCTCGCGCTTGGCGAAAAACTCGGCCGGCTCGCGGCGCAACTCGCGCCGAAGCGCAATGACCGCATCGTCATCACTTACGGCGGCAAGGCGACTGAAGCGCCGGGCGATCCGATCACGCGTTTTGTGCTCAAGGGATTTTTGGAATCGGCGGGCGGACGCGACGTGAATCAGGTCAATGTACGGACATTGGCGACTTCGCTGGGGTTGCGCGTGGAAGAAATCAAGTCCAACGAGCAAACGGATTTCAACGAGTGGCTGCACATCGCGGTTCACAGCGGAGAAGGAAAAGTTTCCGTGGGCGGCACGCTTTACGGAGCGAAGCAGCAGCCGCGCATCGTGCGCATCAACAGCCAGCCGGTGGAAATCGTTCCCGAAGGCGTGTTGCTGTTCCTCAACAACCGGGACCGTCCCGGCATGGTTGGTTATCTCGGCACTTTGCTGGGGCGCCATCAGGTGAATATCGCGAGCATGAACTTGAGCCGCGACACCATCGGCGGGCAGGCTTTGACCATCCTCAGTTTGGACAGCGTGCCTTCGCCGGCGGTGCGCGAGGAAATCGAAAAAGATCCGGACATCACCAACGTGCGCGTGGTGAAATTATAA
- a CDS encoding peptidylprolyl isomerase: MKSNSKFLGVLLAASVLSTAALKADDKPATTNAPAAAGAKLDDLFPDPVIAKGTGFEIKRSQLDEAISGVRSAAAARGRELTPADLSAIERSSFDHLLEVQLLKAKATADDKAKATVEADKRFAIIKKRAPSQEALDRQLKVMNLTEETLRGRLIEEATAEQVLRDKVKVTDDQVRKYYDDNPSQFEEPEMVDASHILLMTVDPKTGKALPDDEKKAKLKQAEDLLKRAKGGEDFAKLASQYSEDPGSKENGGKYVFPRGRMVKEFEAAAFTLQTNQISDIVTTQYGYHIIKLNEKIPAKKLEFDKVKTDVRTALESQAMEKILPDVTDKLKKDANVQILDAELKTLMETKTEMPGAPGALPSSLPPQTK, from the coding sequence ATGAAATCAAACAGCAAGTTTTTAGGCGTCCTGCTCGCGGCGTCGGTCTTATCCACGGCCGCGTTGAAAGCGGACGATAAACCGGCCACCACGAATGCGCCCGCCGCCGCGGGGGCCAAACTGGACGATCTTTTTCCTGATCCCGTGATCGCGAAGGGCACGGGTTTTGAAATCAAACGCAGTCAGCTTGACGAAGCCATCAGCGGCGTGCGTTCCGCCGCTGCCGCGCGCGGCCGGGAATTGACGCCGGCCGATCTTTCCGCCATTGAAAGATCCTCGTTCGATCATTTGCTCGAAGTGCAGTTGCTCAAAGCGAAGGCCACCGCCGATGACAAGGCGAAGGCCACGGTGGAAGCGGACAAGCGTTTCGCCATCATCAAAAAGCGCGCGCCGAGCCAGGAAGCCCTCGACCGGCAGTTGAAGGTGATGAATTTGACCGAGGAAACGCTGCGCGGCCGGTTGATCGAGGAAGCGACGGCGGAACAGGTGTTGCGCGACAAGGTGAAAGTCACCGACGACCAGGTGCGCAAATATTACGACGATAATCCGTCGCAGTTCGAAGAGCCGGAAATGGTGGATGCGAGCCACATTTTGCTGATGACCGTGGACCCGAAGACCGGCAAGGCTTTGCCCGATGACGAAAAGAAAGCGAAGCTGAAACAGGCCGAAGATCTGCTCAAGCGCGCCAAGGGGGGCGAAGATTTTGCGAAGCTCGCGAGCCAATATTCCGAAGACCCCGGCTCGAAGGAAAACGGCGGCAAATATGTTTTCCCGCGCGGCCGCATGGTGAAGGAATTTGAGGCGGCGGCGTTCACGCTTCAGACGAACCAGATCAGTGACATCGTCACGACGCAGTATGGCTATCACATCATCAAACTGAACGAAAAAATCCCGGCCAAGAAACTGGAGTTCGACAAAGTGAAGACGGACGTCCGCACCGCGCTGGAATCGCAAGCGATGGAAAAAATCCTGCCGGATGTCACCGACAAACTGAAAAAGGATGCGAACGTGCAAATCCTCGACGCCGAGTTGAAGACGTTGATGGAGACGAAGACCGAGATGCCGGGCGCGCCTGGGGCTTTGCCTTCGAGCCTGCCGCCGCAAACGAAATAA
- a CDS encoding cysteine desulfurase family protein has translation MAAWLLKRVGLFGRFDFSTGMRTIYFDYNATTPLDAGVRAAMLPFLEGIFGNPSSVHHVGRRARALLDDARDRTARVLGAKPSEIVFTSGGTESSNLAIFGTARLLKSKGRHLITSVIEHHAVLHCFQYLEKHEGFQVTYLPVSREGVVSPEDLRKALRPDTTLVSIMAANNEIGTLQPIAELGAICHERGVIFHSDAVQWFGKEPFSNIHQFNADLVSICGHKFHGPKGAGALYIRSPLLPDPIIFGGGHENERRAGTENVAGIMGFVDALEKFVLVPVFDRNFLAPLAERLIALVDTLPGVQFVGSRDLRLANTVSFVVAGSDSIALLAGLDLEGFCASSGSACSAGSLEPSHVILGLGVEPKLANSLVRLSLGRETTGEEISLAENLIPHILKRAQRL, from the coding sequence ATGGCTGCGTGGCTGCTGAAGCGTGTGGGTCTTTTCGGACGCTTTGATTTTTCGACGGGAATGCGCACGATTTATTTTGATTATAATGCCACGACGCCGCTGGATGCCGGCGTTCGCGCGGCCATGTTGCCGTTTCTCGAGGGCATTTTTGGAAATCCGAGCAGTGTGCATCATGTGGGCCGACGGGCCCGGGCTTTGTTGGATGATGCCCGGGATCGCACGGCGCGGGTGCTGGGCGCGAAGCCGAGCGAAATCGTTTTCACCAGCGGCGGAACTGAGAGCAGCAATCTGGCGATTTTTGGCACGGCGCGGCTGTTGAAATCGAAGGGGCGTCATCTCATCACTTCGGTGATCGAGCATCACGCGGTGTTGCATTGCTTTCAATATCTAGAGAAGCACGAAGGCTTTCAGGTGACGTATTTGCCGGTGTCGCGGGAAGGCGTGGTTTCGCCAGAGGATTTGCGCAAGGCGTTGCGGCCGGATACGACGCTGGTTTCGATCATGGCGGCGAATAATGAAATCGGGACACTGCAACCGATTGCCGAGTTGGGCGCGATTTGCCACGAGCGCGGGGTGATTTTTCATTCGGACGCGGTGCAATGGTTCGGCAAGGAACCTTTTTCAAACATTCATCAGTTCAATGCGGACCTGGTTTCCATTTGCGGGCATAAATTTCATGGGCCGAAAGGGGCGGGAGCTTTGTATATTCGTTCGCCGTTGCTTCCGGACCCGATCATTTTTGGCGGTGGACATGAAAATGAGCGTCGCGCGGGGACGGAAAATGTTGCCGGGATCATGGGTTTTGTGGATGCGCTGGAAAAGTTTGTGCTCGTGCCGGTGTTTGACCGGAATTTTCTTGCGCCTTTGGCGGAGCGTTTGATTGCGCTGGTGGATACGTTGCCGGGAGTTCAATTTGTCGGTTCGCGTGATCTGCGGCTGGCGAATACGGTGTCCTTTGTCGTCGCGGGCTCGGATAGCATCGCTTTGCTCGCAGGTTTGGATCTGGAAGGCTTCTGTGCTTCGAGCGGTTCGGCATGTTCGGCGGGATCGCTGGAGCCTTCGCACGTCATCCTTGGGCTGGGAGTGGAACCGAAGCTGGCGAATTCACTCGTGCGCCTCTCGCTGGGTCGGGAAACGACGGGGGAAGAGATTTCTCTGGCGGAAAATCTGATTCCTCACATCCTTAAACGCGCACAACGTCTCTAA
- the dnaN gene encoding DNA polymerase III subunit beta codes for MNLTITKEQLINGLQAVQNVVSTRTTLPILSNVLIRAEGDRVEFTATDLDVTVACAVGASIKKAGATTVPVKKLFGIVRELNNLEIELEVDDKNVCSVRSGASFYKINGLGADEFPPLPKFKEDKKVILPQEKIKGMLKKTSFAISSDESRYVLNGIFISLKEHKMTMVATDGRRLALVDEEVDVSEKSQGEFIVPAKAVNELNRLLQDKGEMEVRYSDNQASFTLKDEKGFSILIITKLIEGNYPNYRQVIPAEAKERVALAREEFLHALKRAEIMTSEKSNSVKLAFTKNNLAITANSPEVGEARESLAINYKGKDMAIAFNPKYMIDPLNALPNEEVFLELIDELSPGVFKINGPFLYVVMPMRLS; via the coding sequence ATGAATTTAACCATCACCAAAGAGCAGTTGATCAACGGGCTCCAGGCCGTGCAGAACGTGGTCAGCACGCGGACGACGCTGCCGATTCTTTCCAATGTGCTGATTCGCGCCGAAGGTGACCGGGTGGAGTTCACCGCGACGGACCTCGACGTGACGGTGGCCTGCGCCGTCGGAGCGAGCATCAAGAAAGCCGGGGCGACCACCGTGCCGGTGAAAAAACTTTTCGGAATCGTCCGCGAGTTGAACAATCTCGAGATCGAGTTGGAAGTGGATGATAAGAATGTTTGCAGCGTTCGTTCCGGGGCGTCTTTCTACAAGATCAACGGACTGGGCGCGGATGAGTTTCCGCCGTTGCCGAAGTTCAAGGAAGATAAGAAAGTGATTTTGCCGCAGGAAAAGATCAAGGGGATGTTGAAGAAAACGTCTTTCGCGATTTCCAGCGATGAATCGCGCTATGTGTTGAACGGCATTTTTATCAGCCTCAAGGAGCATAAGATGACGATGGTGGCGACGGATGGCCGCCGCCTGGCGCTGGTGGATGAGGAAGTGGATGTCTCGGAGAAAAGCCAGGGCGAATTCATCGTGCCGGCGAAGGCGGTGAATGAATTGAATCGTCTATTGCAGGACAAGGGCGAGATGGAGGTGCGTTATTCGGACAACCAGGCATCGTTCACGCTCAAGGATGAAAAGGGATTTTCAATTTTGATCATCACGAAGTTGATCGAGGGGAATTATCCGAATTATCGGCAGGTGATTCCGGCGGAGGCCAAGGAGCGCGTGGCGCTGGCGCGCGAGGAATTTTTGCATGCGCTGAAGCGCGCGGAAATCATGACGAGCGAGAAGTCGAATTCGGTCAAGCTGGCGTTCACGAAGAATAACCTGGCGATCACGGCGAATTCGCCGGAGGTGGGCGAGGCGCGGGAAAGTCTGGCGATCAATTACAAGGGCAAGGACATGGCGATCGCGTTCAATCCGAAATATATGATTGACCCACTGAATGCGCTGCCGAATGAGGAGGTTTTTCTGGAGTTGATTGATGAATTGAGCCCGGGGGTGTTCAAGATCAATGGACCGTTTCTTTATGTGGTGATGCCGATGCGGTTGAGTTGA
- a CDS encoding PEP-CTERM sorting domain-containing protein (PEP-CTERM proteins occur, often in large numbers, in the proteomes of bacteria that also encode an exosortase, a predicted intramembrane cysteine proteinase. The presence of a PEP-CTERM domain at a protein's C-terminus predicts cleavage within the sorting domain, followed by covalent anchoring to some some component of the (usually Gram-negative) cell surface. Many PEP-CTERM proteins exhibit an unusual sequence composition that includes large numbers of potential glycosylation sites. Expression of one such protein has been shown restore the ability of a bacterium to form floc, a type of biofilm.) yields the protein MKPTLNKCLTSASLAVLISPKLFAAAVTPGDILVVQVGNGSAALAGTATATFLDEYSLTGTLVQQFALPTAASGSQDALTLSGSSTAEGFLELSGDGNYVTIGGYNLAPGGTTGTSSAATVNRVVGLLNLNTGALDTSTAINGGTSGNIRSVYTANGTSFYAASSSAGVGYDATFGSASSATQLSTSPSNTRVTKVVNGQLYVTSASGTFLGVGTIGTGTPTTGSQTSTLLTGFPTTGSHSSYDYFFATPTTLYVADDGSAAAGGGIQKWVFSSGAWSLQYTLLNNGTADTVVRGLSGFVDGSGNVDLYGSTGTTAIEVTDTGASATATTIATAGANEAFRGIVFDAPTSTPEPTTLALLSLGGVAGAFFFGRRNRK from the coding sequence ATGAAACCAACCCTGAATAAGTGCCTAACCTCCGCCTCGCTCGCCGTTCTCATCTCTCCGAAGCTTTTCGCAGCCGCAGTCACCCCGGGAGACATTTTGGTCGTTCAGGTCGGGAATGGTTCAGCCGCCTTGGCTGGAACGGCCACGGCCACGTTTCTTGATGAATATTCTTTGACCGGCACTTTGGTTCAACAGTTCGCGCTTCCGACCGCCGCTTCTGGCAGCCAGGACGCTTTGACGCTTTCCGGCTCCTCCACCGCCGAAGGCTTCCTCGAACTCTCCGGCGATGGCAACTACGTCACCATCGGCGGCTACAATCTCGCTCCCGGCGGAACTACTGGCACTTCTTCTGCCGCTACCGTCAACCGCGTGGTGGGCCTCCTCAATCTCAACACCGGCGCGCTGGACACTTCCACCGCCATCAATGGCGGAACTTCCGGCAACATTCGCAGCGTTTATACCGCTAACGGCACTTCCTTCTACGCCGCAAGCTCCAGCGCTGGTGTCGGCTATGATGCTACCTTCGGCTCCGCCAGCAGCGCAACCCAACTTTCAACCTCCCCTTCCAACACTCGCGTTACCAAAGTGGTTAATGGCCAGCTTTACGTGACTTCTGCCAGCGGCACCTTTTTAGGCGTGGGAACCATCGGTACGGGCACTCCTACCACCGGTAGTCAAACCTCCACTTTGCTGACTGGATTTCCGACGACCGGCTCCCACTCTTCCTACGACTATTTCTTTGCCACTCCGACGACCCTTTACGTCGCGGATGACGGCTCCGCGGCCGCTGGTGGTGGCATTCAAAAATGGGTGTTTTCGTCCGGTGCCTGGAGTTTGCAATACACCCTGCTTAATAACGGCACGGCGGACACCGTTGTTCGCGGTTTGTCGGGCTTCGTTGATGGCAGCGGCAATGTGGATCTTTACGGCTCGACCGGAACGACGGCCATTGAAGTTACTGATACCGGAGCTTCTGCAACCGCTACCACGATTGCCACCGCTGGTGCTAACGAAGCCTTCCGTGGAATTGTTTTTGATGCGCCGACCTCCACACCCGAACCCACCACCCTCGCCTTGCTCAGCCTGGGCGGCGTAGCGGGCGCATTCTTCTTCGGTCGCCGTAACCGCAAATAA